The proteins below come from a single Bombus fervidus isolate BK054 chromosome 15, iyBomFerv1, whole genome shotgun sequence genomic window:
- the Acbp1 gene encoding acyl-CoA binding protein 1, producing MSLDERFNKAAEEVKELRAPASDADLLELYSLYKQATVGDCNTTRPGMLDFRGKAKWDAWDKRKGMSQDAAKEQYIQKVEELISVIGKK from the exons ATGTCTCTCGAtgaa AGATTTAACAAGGCTGCTGAGGAGGTGAAGGAATTGCGTGCTCCAGCTTCAGATGCTGACTTGCTTGAACTATACTCACTTTACAAACAAGCTACAGTTGGAGATTGCAACACAA cCAGGCCAGGCATGCTAGATTTCAGAGGCAAAGCCAAGTGGGATGCTTGGGACAAAAGGAAGGGCATGAGTCAAGATGCTGCGAAAGAACAATACATTCAGAAAGTGGAAGAACTGATATCCGTTATTGGGAAgaagtaa
- the LOC139994601 gene encoding dnaJ homolog subfamily B member 6 isoform X2 — protein sequence MVDYYKVLEVQRTATSGDIKKAYRKLALKWHPDKNPENLEEANKRFKEISEAYEVLIDDAKRRTYDQRLYQKASSRPGRGFTYRSFFDSPFQRYFEKKRRVYDQYGKEGLQMPGGKRRHKDDFDPHFTGTFMFRDPEEVFKEFFGGTSFEDLFSDLTEVGVRLGPNRHSHPSSSSGNFTSFNAFTSFGGASGGGAVKRTSTSTRFINGKKITTKKVFENGKETIMSYENDVLKSKTVNGVPQSITFDESSTSRQLTDNASDISMAGQNSRTVHGDHQKASRIKTHHHPLLTKKHDKSKRK from the exons ATGGTTGACTACTACAAGGTCCTAGAAGTGCAACGAACCGCCACGAGCGGGGACATCAAAAAGGC ATATAGAAAATTGGCATTGAAATGGCATCCAGACAAAAACCCTGAAAACCTGGAAGAAGCGAACAAGAGATTCAAAGAAATATCTGAGGCGTACGAAGTCTTAATTGATG ATGCGAAGAGACGAACCTACGACCAACGATTGTATCAGAAGGCATCCTCGAGGCCCGGCCGTGGATTCACCTACCGGAGTTTCTTTGACTCTCCTTTCCAGCGATATTTCG aaaagaaaagaagggtTTACGATCAATATGGAAAGGAAGGACTTCAAATGCCCGGTGGTAAAAGGCGACATAAGGACGACTTCGACCCACACTTCACTGGTACCTTTATGTTTAGAGACCCTGAGGAAGTATTTAAAGAATTCTTTGGTGGTACTTCTTTCGAGGACCTGTTCTCTG ACCTTACTGAAGTCGGTGTACGCCTCGGACCCAACAGGCATAGTCATCCAAGCA GTTCGTCAGGGAACTTCACCTCGTTCAATGCGTTTACGAGTTTCGGTGGAGCCAGCGGTGGAGGTGCTGTGAAACGGACAAGTACTTCAACTCGATTTATTAACGGCAAAAAGATCACCACCAAAAA GGTTTTCGAAAATGGAAAGGAAACAATAATGTCGTACGAGAATGATGTACTAAAGTCGAAGACGGTGAACGGCGTGCCACAATCAATAAC GTTTGACGAGTCATCGACTAGTCGCCAGCTGACCGACAATGCCAGCGATATCTCGATGGCTGGCCAGAACTCGAGAACAGTCCATGGTGACCATCAGAAGGCTAGCAGAATAAAGACGCACCATCATCCACTTCTCACTAAGAAGCACGATAAGAGTAAGAGAAAATAG
- the LOC139994601 gene encoding dnaJ homolog subfamily B member 6-B isoform X1, whose amino-acid sequence MVDYYKVLEVQRTATSGDIKKAYRKLALKWHPDKNPENLEEANKRFKEISEAYEVLIDDAKRRTYDQRLYQKASSRPGRGFTYRSFFDSPFQRYFEKKRRVYDQYGKEGLQMPGGKRRHKDDFDPHFTGTFMFRDPEEVFKEFFGGTSFEDLFSDLTEVGVRLGPNRHSHPSSNSISTSFFGPLGVSHFGFSPFNNLFEGSSGNFTSFNAFTSFGGASGGGAVKRTSTSTRFINGKKITTKKVFENGKETIMSYENDVLKSKTVNGVPQSITFDESSTSRQLTDNASDISMAGQNSRTVHGDHQKASRIKTHHHPLLTKKHDKSKRK is encoded by the exons ATGGTTGACTACTACAAGGTCCTAGAAGTGCAACGAACCGCCACGAGCGGGGACATCAAAAAGGC ATATAGAAAATTGGCATTGAAATGGCATCCAGACAAAAACCCTGAAAACCTGGAAGAAGCGAACAAGAGATTCAAAGAAATATCTGAGGCGTACGAAGTCTTAATTGATG ATGCGAAGAGACGAACCTACGACCAACGATTGTATCAGAAGGCATCCTCGAGGCCCGGCCGTGGATTCACCTACCGGAGTTTCTTTGACTCTCCTTTCCAGCGATATTTCG aaaagaaaagaagggtTTACGATCAATATGGAAAGGAAGGACTTCAAATGCCCGGTGGTAAAAGGCGACATAAGGACGACTTCGACCCACACTTCACTGGTACCTTTATGTTTAGAGACCCTGAGGAAGTATTTAAAGAATTCTTTGGTGGTACTTCTTTCGAGGACCTGTTCTCTG ACCTTACTGAAGTCGGTGTACGCCTCGGACCCAACAGGCATAGTCATCCAAGCAGTAACAGCATTAGCACGTCATTCTTTGGCCCGTTAGGAGTTTCTCACTTTGGTTTCTCACCATTCAACAACTTGTTTGAAGGTTCGTCAGGGAACTTCACCTCGTTCAATGCGTTTACGAGTTTCGGTGGAGCCAGCGGTGGAGGTGCTGTGAAACGGACAAGTACTTCAACTCGATTTATTAACGGCAAAAAGATCACCACCAAAAA GGTTTTCGAAAATGGAAAGGAAACAATAATGTCGTACGAGAATGATGTACTAAAGTCGAAGACGGTGAACGGCGTGCCACAATCAATAAC GTTTGACGAGTCATCGACTAGTCGCCAGCTGACCGACAATGCCAGCGATATCTCGATGGCTGGCCAGAACTCGAGAACAGTCCATGGTGACCATCAGAAGGCTAGCAGAATAAAGACGCACCATCATCCACTTCTCACTAAGAAGCACGATAAGAGTAAGAGAAAATAG
- the LOC139994601 gene encoding dnaJ homolog subfamily B member 6-B isoform X3: MVDYYKVLEVQRTATSGDIKKAYRKLALKWHPDKNPENLEEANKRFKEISEAYEVLIDEKKRRVYDQYGKEGLQMPGGKRRHKDDFDPHFTGTFMFRDPEEVFKEFFGGTSFEDLFSDLTEVGVRLGPNRHSHPSSNSISTSFFGPLGVSHFGFSPFNNLFEGSSGNFTSFNAFTSFGGASGGGAVKRTSTSTRFINGKKITTKKVFENGKETIMSYENDVLKSKTVNGVPQSITFDESSTSRQLTDNASDISMAGQNSRTVHGDHQKASRIKTHHHPLLTKKHDKSKRK; encoded by the exons ATGGTTGACTACTACAAGGTCCTAGAAGTGCAACGAACCGCCACGAGCGGGGACATCAAAAAGGC ATATAGAAAATTGGCATTGAAATGGCATCCAGACAAAAACCCTGAAAACCTGGAAGAAGCGAACAAGAGATTCAAAGAAATATCTGAGGCGTACGAAGTCTTAATTGATG aaaagaaaagaagggtTTACGATCAATATGGAAAGGAAGGACTTCAAATGCCCGGTGGTAAAAGGCGACATAAGGACGACTTCGACCCACACTTCACTGGTACCTTTATGTTTAGAGACCCTGAGGAAGTATTTAAAGAATTCTTTGGTGGTACTTCTTTCGAGGACCTGTTCTCTG ACCTTACTGAAGTCGGTGTACGCCTCGGACCCAACAGGCATAGTCATCCAAGCAGTAACAGCATTAGCACGTCATTCTTTGGCCCGTTAGGAGTTTCTCACTTTGGTTTCTCACCATTCAACAACTTGTTTGAAGGTTCGTCAGGGAACTTCACCTCGTTCAATGCGTTTACGAGTTTCGGTGGAGCCAGCGGTGGAGGTGCTGTGAAACGGACAAGTACTTCAACTCGATTTATTAACGGCAAAAAGATCACCACCAAAAA GGTTTTCGAAAATGGAAAGGAAACAATAATGTCGTACGAGAATGATGTACTAAAGTCGAAGACGGTGAACGGCGTGCCACAATCAATAAC GTTTGACGAGTCATCGACTAGTCGCCAGCTGACCGACAATGCCAGCGATATCTCGATGGCTGGCCAGAACTCGAGAACAGTCCATGGTGACCATCAGAAGGCTAGCAGAATAAAGACGCACCATCATCCACTTCTCACTAAGAAGCACGATAAGAGTAAGAGAAAATAG